From a single Glycine soja cultivar W05 chromosome 19, ASM419377v2, whole genome shotgun sequence genomic region:
- the LOC114400190 gene encoding RNA-directed DNA methylation 4 isoform X1, which yields MESRNQSEQVNAEQSESTASKCNDCNSNFQPGSSTTWIPDSGASFHVTRESQKIQLFCPFEGPVQIYIVEFYNKKVFVQHVETISSSEVTFDIVQSFVDLGSSGASDSKSKIKERKKFFNRDNKQDQLLSKAKQEKESLAKDARFEQIWKNRKGNKGTAHDKALQEMCHLYDIVRIDNEEKNKEVQQEEMSLEDQRLLSSYLPLLREFIPNAAAEVETDLIAQLVGHSKEENYVYDLYTVKDEMDINIDDSSCSYPLVQVDEEEDYYDGTQHSDYESDDSNAENNPLNDYPDEVSEEDEEDENSENESEREDGNTSSESSDENIEHGFSEDDADPLYDEDFDEYEGAHSDDVEHMDDENWRWSYR from the exons ATGGAATCAAGGAACCAATCAGAACAGGTCAATGCAGAGCAGTCAGAATCAACAGCCTCCAAGTGCAATGATTGCAACTCCAATTTTCAGCCTGGATCCTCTACAACCTGGATTCCAGATTCAGGTGCCTCTTTTCATGTGACAAGAGAATCACAGAAAATTCAGCTATTCTGTCCTTTTGAAGGTCCAGTTCAAATCTATATTG TGGAATTTTATAACAAGAAGGTTTTTGTGCAACATGTGGAGACAATAAGCAGCTCTGAGGTCACCTTTGATATCGTGCAATCCTTTGTG GATCTTGGTTCCAGTGGTGCATCTGATTCCAAgtcaaaaattaaggaaagaaagaaattctTCAACAGGGACAAT AAGCAAGATCAGCTATTGTCTAAAGCTAAACAAGAAAAGGAG TCTTTGGCAAAAGATGCTCGCTTTGAACAAATATGGAAAAACAGGAAGGGAAACAAAGGGACAGCACATGATAAAGCATTACAAGAAATGTGCCACTTGTATGACATTGTTCGCATTgacaatgaagaaaaaaataaggaagTGCAACAGGA AGAAATGTCATTGGAGGATCAACGACTTTTGTCTAGTTACCTCCCTTTACTGAGAGAGTTTATTCCTAATGCGGCTGCAGAGGTTGAAACTGATTTGATTGCTCAGTTGGTTGGTCATTCCAAAGAAG AAAATTATGTGTACGACCTCTACACCGTGAAAGATGAGATGGATATAAACATTGATGATTCTTCGTGTTCATATCCACT agttcaagtTGATGAGGAGGAGGACTATTATGATGGGACACAGCATTCAGATTATGAATCTGATGACTCAAATG CTGAAAACAATCCACTGAATGATTATCCAGATGAGGTTTCTGAAGAGGATGAAGAGGATGAAAATTCTGAGAATGAATCAGAACGTGAGGATGGCAACACGAGCAGTGAATCATCAGATGAGAATATAGAACATGGTTTTTCTGAAGATGATGCTGATCCATTATATGATGAGGATTTTGATGAATATGAAGGTGCTCATAGTGATGATGTTGAGCATATGGATGATGAAAATTGGAGGTGGTCGTACCGATGA
- the LOC114400190 gene encoding RNA-directed DNA methylation 4 isoform X2 produces the protein MAESSSATPPPPKPVVVRVKRKPSQSPLDAFWLEINERPLKRPLLDFGNLSISSNSAQKVEFYNKKVFVQHVETISSSEVTFDIVQSFVDLGSSGASDSKSKIKERKKFFNRDNKQDQLLSKAKQEKESLAKDARFEQIWKNRKGNKGTAHDKALQEMCHLYDIVRIDNEEKNKEVQQEEMSLEDQRLLSSYLPLLREFIPNAAAEVETDLIAQLVGHSKEENYVYDLYTVKDEMDINIDDSSCSYPLVQVDEEEDYYDGTQHSDYESDDSNAENNPLNDYPDEVSEEDEEDENSENESEREDGNTSSESSDENIEHGFSEDDADPLYDEDFDEYEGAHSDDVEHMDDENWRWSYR, from the exons ATGGCCGAAAGCTCTTCGGCTACGCCTCCACCACCGAAGCCCGTGGTGGTTAGGGTCAAACGCAAGCCCTCGCAATCTCCACTTGATGCTTTCT GGCTCGAAATTAACGAGAGGCCGTTGAAGCGTCCTCTCTTGGATTTTGGAAATTTATCAATCTCCTCCAATTCTGCTCAAAAGG TGGAATTTTATAACAAGAAGGTTTTTGTGCAACATGTGGAGACAATAAGCAGCTCTGAGGTCACCTTTGATATCGTGCAATCCTTTGTG GATCTTGGTTCCAGTGGTGCATCTGATTCCAAgtcaaaaattaaggaaagaaagaaattctTCAACAGGGACAAT AAGCAAGATCAGCTATTGTCTAAAGCTAAACAAGAAAAGGAG TCTTTGGCAAAAGATGCTCGCTTTGAACAAATATGGAAAAACAGGAAGGGAAACAAAGGGACAGCACATGATAAAGCATTACAAGAAATGTGCCACTTGTATGACATTGTTCGCATTgacaatgaagaaaaaaataaggaagTGCAACAGGA AGAAATGTCATTGGAGGATCAACGACTTTTGTCTAGTTACCTCCCTTTACTGAGAGAGTTTATTCCTAATGCGGCTGCAGAGGTTGAAACTGATTTGATTGCTCAGTTGGTTGGTCATTCCAAAGAAG AAAATTATGTGTACGACCTCTACACCGTGAAAGATGAGATGGATATAAACATTGATGATTCTTCGTGTTCATATCCACT agttcaagtTGATGAGGAGGAGGACTATTATGATGGGACACAGCATTCAGATTATGAATCTGATGACTCAAATG CTGAAAACAATCCACTGAATGATTATCCAGATGAGGTTTCTGAAGAGGATGAAGAGGATGAAAATTCTGAGAATGAATCAGAACGTGAGGATGGCAACACGAGCAGTGAATCATCAGATGAGAATATAGAACATGGTTTTTCTGAAGATGATGCTGATCCATTATATGATGAGGATTTTGATGAATATGAAGGTGCTCATAGTGATGATGTTGAGCATATGGATGATGAAAATTGGAGGTGGTCGTACCGATGA